A genomic window from Silene latifolia isolate original U9 population chromosome 11, ASM4854445v1, whole genome shotgun sequence includes:
- the LOC141613093 gene encoding uncharacterized protein LOC141613093, giving the protein MSLIRVFGCLCYAKNIYSRDKFDSRSRRIFLGYPFGKKGWQLYDLETGDYFQSRDVRFIEQKFPFALSNSELHNNHTDPIDPIYDGSDGVVFGDDTPVGKAKHGNQGGDNATGSEQRNTAAAEQSSVAGTEPTQQISLDIPEDTGAQPVQDPPTHTVAPDQNIARDNSDGNETTDDEISSASVDNSEVTGNEMGRGKRIKFDNPHHKDFVHWDKIKQHINTTSVPPNPSPTPASVTGTSYPIANYVNCQKISSAHQHFLAAITNDTEPTSFKEAIRDSKWKKAMEEEIDALETNKTWSIVDLPPEKTAIGCM; this is encoded by the coding sequence ATGAGTTTGATTCGTGTTTTCGGGTGCCTTTGTTATGCTAAGAATATCTATTCACGTGATAAGTTTGATTCCCGAAGCCGTCGTATTTTTCTCGGATACCCATTTGGTAAGAAAGGATGGCAGTTATATGACCTTGAGACGGGAGACTATTTTCAGTCACGAGATGTTCGATTTATTGAACAAAAATTCCCATTTGCTTTGTCTAATAGCGAGTTGCATAACAATCACACTGATCCTATTGATCCTATATATGACGGGTCTGATGGTGTGGTCTTTGGTGATGATACACCAGTGGGTAAAGCTAAGCACGGTAATCAGGGAGGGGACAATGCAACAGGTTCAGAACAGCGAAATACAGCAGCTGCCGAGCAGTCCTCTGTGGCGGGAACAGAACCCACGCAGCAAATATCTCTTGACATTCCAGAGGACACAGGTGCACAACCTGTACAGGACCCTCCGACACATACAGTAGCCCCGGATCAGAATATTGCGCGAGATAACAGTGATGGGAATGAGACTACTGATGACGAGATTTCTAGTGCTAGTGTTGATAACAGCGAAGTAACTGGTAACGAAATGGGTCGGGGAAAACGAATAAAATTCGATAATCCTCATCACAAAGACTTTGTGCACTGGGATAAGATCAAACAACACATTAACACGACTTCGGTTCCTCCAAACCCGTCACCCACTCCAGCGTCTGTCACAGGTACTTCGTATCCTATTGCTAATTATGTTAATTGTCAAAAAATTTCTTCTGCCCATCAACATTTTCTCGCAGCTATTACAAATGACACGGAACCCACTTCTTTTAAAGAAGCCATCCGTGACTCAAAATGGAAGAAAGCAATGGAAGAGGAAATTGACGCGTTAGAAACTAACAAAACTTGGTCCATAGTGGATTTACCACCCGAGAAAACCGCCATTGGATGTATGTAG
- the LOC141613328 gene encoding uncharacterized protein LOC141613328, whose amino-acid sequence MVSEQVIFLFQIVSLFLLSSTMVDDKINTDAESSGHKINPIYALSNQDGTGAKITHVVLTGPNYEEWAKGFRVALGAKRKLGFINGTLRKRPTDPNDWEDWEAVNYTVIAWIFNTIESGLRSSISYREVAYDLWEDIRLRFSVANDIKIYQIQCDLADCKQKSGESVMDYYGRIKKLWDDINDFDSLPNCECCSKCDLQSVLRKRREADQVRGFLMGLDPFYATARSNILGTSPLPAMQIVYSRIAQEEEVRNVVLSRDEAVTNPMACAVNSRQQQRSDGSNRPRYKCNVCHKDGHTASRCWENIGFPVGHPRHSARTGDSAAASTSNPKVNAVLGEASHVANMVRLNGPCLDDDWSG is encoded by the exons atggtatcagagcaggtTATTTTCCTGTTTCAAAtcgtttctctttttcttttatcATCCACCATGGTTGATGACAAAATCAACACGGACGCTGAAAGCAGCGGCCATAAAATTAATCCTATCTATGCTCTTTCCAATCAGGACGGTACGGGGGCAAAGATTACTCACGTCGTTCTCACCGGACCGAACTACGAGGAATGGGCAAAAGGTTTTCGCGTCGCGTTAGGCGCTAAGAGGAAGTTAGGGTTCATCAATGGAACTCTTCGAAAGCGGCCTACTGATCCTAATGATTGGGAGGATTGGGAGGCTGTCAATTATACAGTCATAGCGTGGATTTTCAACACCATTGAATCCGGCCTTAGGTCGTCAATTTCATATCGTGAAGTTGCGTACGATCTATGGGAAGATATACGGTTGCGGTTCTCGGTGGCCAATGATATTAAGATCTATCAAATTCAATGCGATCTTGCCGATTGTAAACAAAAATCTGGTGAGTCCGTTATGGATTATTATGGTAGAATTAAAAAATTGTGGGATGACATAAATGATTTTGATTCTTTACCCAACTGTGAGTGTTGCTCAAAGTGTGATTTGCAAAGCGTTTTGCGTAAACGTCGCGAGGCTGATCAGGTACGAGGATTTCTTATGGGCCTTGACCCCTTTTATGCTACTGCTCGTTCGAATATTCTTGGTACCTCCCCTTTACCAGCTATGCAGATTGTGTATTCCCGTATTGCTCAAGAGGAGGAGGTACGTAATGTGGTTCTGTCTCGGGATGAGGCTGTCACCAATCCAATGGCTTGTGCCGTGAATAGCAGGCAGCAGCAGAGGAGTGACGGCTCGAATCGACCTCGTTACAAGTGCAACGTGTGTCACAAGGATGGGCATACTGCCAGCCGCTGTTGGGAGAATATAGGCTTCCCCGTCGGACACCCGCGTCATTCTGCTCGGACAGGGGACTCGGCAGCAGCTTCTACATCTAATCCCAAAGTTAATGCGGTTCTGGGTGAGGCTTCTCATGTTGCTAATATGGTGAGATTAAATG GACCATGCCTCGACGACGATTGGAGTGGGTAA
- the LOC141613331 gene encoding transcription factor bHLH18-like, whose amino-acid sequence MEAVSMFTGYSDMGFMDDLSFMNQVNSFEDLFKEPLLPSYNNGYHQQAGSNNNNNQVLGCKRSAHQFDHIIAERPIITKQLKTNNGNSYKSNNMLSFGSSHNDDNNNNNANFVTPKEEAIAVSSVRYADKLMAPYASIDKKSYIHGNTIKKNCNNSLSLIQSKEHVLAERKRREKLSQRFIALSAIIPGLKKMDKASVLGDAIKYVKQLQERVKTLEEEAKKKHVESATFVKKYWVTEDGDEQSLAQTSSPGGSCDGQYPEIEVKFSDKDVLIRIHCEKKNGILENLISQVVKLHLEVVNSSALALGGSFLDLTIIAQMNAEFNMTSKDLVRHLQATLKCLI is encoded by the exons ATGGAGGCTGTTTCAATGTTTACAGGCTACTCAGATATG GGATTTATGGATGATTTGAGCTTCATGAATCAAGTCAACTCATTTGAAGACTTATTCAAAGAACCATTATTACCTTCATACAACAATGGTTATCATCAACAAGCTGggtctaacaacaacaacaaccaagtaCTTGGTTGCAAAAGATCAGCTCATCAATTTGATCACATAATCGCGGAAAGGCCCATTATTACTAAGCAATTGAAGACTAATAATGGCAATTCATATAAGTCCAATAATATGTTGTCCTTTGGGAGCTCTCAcaacgacgacaacaacaacaacaatgcgaATTTTGTTACGCCTAAAGAAGAGGCTATCGCGGTGTCTAGTGTCAGATACGCAGATAAATTGATGGCTCCTTATGCTTCAATTGACAAGAAAAGTTACATTCATGGTAACACAATTAAGAAGAATTGTAACAATTCTCTTAGCTTGATACAATCTAAGGAACATGTTCTTGCTGAGAGGAAACGCCGCGAGAAACTCAGCCAAAGATTCATTGCTTTATCAGCCATAATCCCTGGACTAAAGAAG ATGGACAAGGCTTCGGTCCTTGGAGATGCAATAAAATATGTGAAACAATTGCAAGAGAGAGTGAAGACACTTGAGGAGGAAGCAAAGAAGAAACACGTCGAATCAGCGACTTTTGTGAAGAAATATTGGGTGACTGAAGATGGTGATGAACAATCTTTAGCTCAAACAAGTTCCCCTGGTGGTTCATGTGACGGTCAATACCCCGAAATTGAAGTGAAATTTTCGGATAAAGACGTTCTTATAAGAATTCATTGTGAAAAGAAGAACGGAATTCTTGAAAACCTAATTTCCCAAGTTGTAAAGCTCCATCTTGAGGTGGTAAATAGTAGTGCTTTGGCACTTGGAGGATCATTTCTTGATTTAACAATTATTGCTCAG ATGAATGCTGAATTCAACATGACATCCAAAGATCTAGTAAGACATTTGCAAGCTACCCtcaaatgtttgatatga